From a single Paraburkholderia edwinii genomic region:
- a CDS encoding amidohydrolase family protein, with amino-acid sequence MPQIDAHQHYWDPSRGDYGWLTPALTPLYRVFGPADLAPLRERAGVARTVIVQAAPTVDETRYLLDLARNEASVAGVVGWVPLLEPDAPALLAELAREPKFKGVRPMLQDLPDDNWIANPALAPAIDALIAHDLAFDALIFTRHVDALETFAQRFPALRIVVDHGAKPAIRDGSAGWHAWAEGITRLARLPHLHCKLSGLATEAAAGWTEATLRPYVDHLLATFGPARLMWGSDWPVLNLNGDYLLWHSIATMLLSSISEAERDAIFGGNAAAFYRL; translated from the coding sequence ATGCCGCAGATCGACGCACATCAGCACTACTGGGACCCGTCGCGCGGCGACTACGGGTGGCTCACGCCCGCGCTCACGCCGCTGTATCGCGTGTTCGGGCCGGCGGACCTCGCGCCGTTGCGCGAGCGCGCGGGCGTCGCGCGCACGGTGATCGTGCAGGCCGCGCCGACCGTCGACGAAACGCGCTATCTGCTCGACCTCGCGCGCAACGAAGCCTCGGTTGCCGGTGTGGTCGGCTGGGTACCGCTGCTCGAACCCGACGCGCCCGCGTTGCTCGCGGAACTCGCGCGCGAGCCGAAATTCAAGGGCGTGCGGCCGATGCTGCAGGACCTGCCCGACGACAACTGGATCGCCAACCCCGCGCTTGCGCCGGCCATCGACGCGCTGATCGCGCACGATCTCGCCTTCGACGCGCTGATCTTCACGCGCCACGTCGACGCCCTGGAGACGTTCGCACAGCGCTTTCCGGCGCTGCGCATCGTCGTCGATCACGGCGCGAAACCGGCCATCCGCGACGGCAGCGCGGGCTGGCACGCATGGGCCGAGGGCATCACGCGGCTCGCGCGGCTGCCGCATCTGCACTGCAAGCTGTCGGGCCTCGCGACCGAAGCGGCCGCGGGCTGGACCGAAGCGACGCTGCGGCCCTACGTCGATCATCTGCTCGCGACATTCGGGCCCGCGCGCCTGATGTGGGGCAGCGACTGGCCGGTGCTGAACCTGAACGGCGACTATCTGCTGTGGCATTCGATTGCGACGATGCTGCTTTCCTCGATTTCCGAGGCAGAACGCGACGCGATTTTCGGCGGCAACGCCGCAGCGTTCTATCGGCTTTAA
- a CDS encoding aldo/keto reductase, with protein MTSAIDSKVERRRAIGRRNLQVSGLGLGTAPLGGLYRDLTDEEAQDTVDAAWNAGVRYFDTAPHYGHTKAEHRLGDALRRYPRDEYVLSTKAGRRFVPRTHPYDGSEGWQNPLPFEAIYDYTHDGILRSFEDSQQRLGIIDIDMLLVHDIGRMTHGDKHAIYWKQLTDGGGFRALDELRSAGVVKAVGLGVNEGPVVLEMMVEFEIDCALLAGRYTLLEQQTLNDLLPNCEKRNVSILLGGAFNSGILAQGVSGDLKFNYGAAPPEVIERVARLEEVCRAHGVPLAAAALQFPYAHPSVATVLTGARSADEVRQNVESFERPIPVELWQALQDQGLIDRRAPVPEA; from the coding sequence ATGACATCCGCAATCGATTCGAAGGTCGAGCGCCGCCGCGCGATCGGCCGTCGCAACTTGCAGGTCAGCGGCCTTGGCCTCGGTACCGCGCCGTTGGGCGGCCTGTATCGCGATCTGACCGACGAGGAAGCGCAGGACACCGTCGACGCCGCATGGAACGCCGGCGTGCGCTACTTCGACACCGCGCCGCATTACGGGCACACGAAGGCCGAGCATCGGCTCGGCGACGCGTTGCGCCGCTACCCGCGCGACGAATACGTGCTGTCGACCAAGGCAGGCCGCCGCTTCGTGCCGCGCACGCATCCGTACGACGGCAGCGAAGGCTGGCAGAATCCGCTGCCGTTCGAAGCGATTTACGACTACACGCACGACGGCATTCTGCGTTCGTTCGAAGACAGCCAGCAACGCCTCGGCATTATCGATATCGACATGCTGCTGGTTCACGATATCGGCCGCATGACGCACGGCGACAAGCACGCGATCTACTGGAAGCAGCTGACCGACGGCGGCGGCTTTCGCGCGCTCGACGAATTGCGCTCGGCCGGTGTCGTGAAGGCGGTTGGCCTCGGCGTCAACGAAGGCCCGGTCGTGCTCGAAATGATGGTCGAGTTCGAGATCGACTGCGCGCTACTCGCGGGCCGCTATACGCTGCTCGAACAGCAGACGCTGAACGATTTGCTGCCGAACTGCGAGAAGCGCAACGTGAGCATCCTGCTGGGCGGCGCGTTCAATTCGGGGATTCTCGCGCAGGGGGTGTCCGGCGATCTGAAGTTCAACTACGGCGCGGCGCCTCCCGAAGTGATCGAGCGCGTGGCGCGTCTCGAAGAAGTCTGCCGCGCGCACGGCGTGCCGCTTGCCGCCGCGGCGCTGCAGTTTCCGTATGCGCATCCGTCGGTCGCGACCGTGCTGACCGGCGCGCGCAGTGCCGACGAAGTGCGCCAGAACGTCGAATCGTTCGAGCGGCCGATTCCCGTCGAATTGTGGCAGGCGCTGCAGGACCAGGGCTTGATCGACCGGCGCGCGCCGGTGCCGGAGGCGTGA
- a CDS encoding SDR family oxidoreductase has product MTQRLAGKTAVITAAGQGIGLATAELFAREGARVIATDIKLDSLAGKPVEARKLDVRDTAAINALAKEVGPVDVLFNCAGYVHAGSILEASEEDWDFAFDLNAKAMYRTIRAFLPGMLEKGGGSIINMSSAASSVKGVPNRFVYGASKAAVIGLTKAVAADFVTRGVRCNAICPGTVSSPSLEQRIAEQAQAQGKSVADVQAAFVARQPMGRVGKPEEIAALALYLASDESAFTTGHAHLIDGGWSN; this is encoded by the coding sequence ATGACCCAACGACTGGCCGGCAAAACCGCCGTGATCACCGCTGCCGGGCAAGGCATCGGCCTTGCGACCGCTGAACTTTTCGCACGCGAAGGTGCGCGCGTGATCGCCACCGACATCAAGCTCGACTCGCTGGCCGGCAAGCCCGTCGAAGCGCGCAAGCTCGATGTGCGCGACACAGCCGCGATCAACGCGCTGGCAAAAGAGGTCGGCCCGGTCGACGTTCTGTTCAACTGCGCGGGCTATGTACACGCAGGCTCGATTCTCGAAGCAAGCGAAGAAGACTGGGATTTCGCCTTCGACCTGAACGCGAAGGCGATGTACCGGACCATCCGCGCATTTCTGCCCGGCATGCTCGAGAAGGGCGGCGGATCGATCATCAATATGTCGTCGGCGGCGTCGAGCGTGAAGGGCGTGCCGAACCGCTTCGTCTACGGCGCATCGAAGGCGGCGGTGATCGGCCTGACAAAGGCCGTTGCGGCGGACTTCGTGACGCGTGGTGTACGCTGTAACGCGATTTGCCCGGGCACGGTCTCGTCGCCGTCGCTCGAACAGCGCATCGCCGAGCAGGCTCAGGCGCAAGGCAAGAGCGTCGCCGACGTGCAGGCCGCGTTCGTCGCGCGCCAGCCGATGGGCCGCGTCGGCAAGCCGGAGGAAATCGCGGCGCTCGCGCTCTATCTGGCCTCGGACGAGTCGGCATTCACGACCGGCCATGCGCATCTGATCGACGGCGGCTGGTCCAACTGA
- a CDS encoding UxaA family hydrolase, translating to MTDTSISPVAAQQQPMLQGYLRSDGRKGIRNVVAVAYLVECAHHVAREIVTHFREPLDAFDDLSAERGPPVHLIGFPGCYPNNYAEKMMEQLTTHPNVGAVLFVSLGCESMNKHYLVDVVRASGRPVEVLTIQEKGGTRSTIQHGIDWVEEARAGLAKQQKVPMALSELVIGTVCGGSDGTSGITANPAVGRAFDRLIDSGATCIFEETGELVGCEFHMKSRAARPDLGDEIVACVAKAARYYSILGHGSFAVGNADGGLTTQEEKSLGAYAKSGGSPIVGIVKPGDVPPTGGLYLLDVVPDGEPRFGFPNISDNAEIAELIACGSHLILFTTGRGSVVGSAISPVIKVCANPDTYRNLSGDMDVDAGRILEGRATLEDVGLEVFDVTVNVAQGEPSKSETLGHQEFILTYKTFEPVGPACLPSSAALPRRTVQVAPR from the coding sequence GCTATTTGCGCAGCGATGGCCGCAAGGGCATCCGCAATGTGGTCGCGGTTGCGTATCTGGTCGAATGCGCGCATCACGTCGCGCGCGAGATCGTCACGCATTTCCGCGAGCCGCTCGACGCCTTCGACGACCTATCGGCCGAGCGCGGTCCGCCCGTGCATCTGATCGGCTTCCCCGGCTGCTACCCGAACAACTACGCCGAAAAGATGATGGAGCAGTTGACGACGCACCCGAACGTCGGCGCTGTGCTGTTCGTCTCGCTCGGCTGCGAGAGCATGAACAAGCACTATCTGGTCGACGTCGTGCGCGCGAGCGGCAGGCCTGTCGAAGTCCTGACGATTCAGGAAAAGGGCGGCACGCGCAGCACGATCCAGCACGGCATCGACTGGGTGGAAGAGGCGCGCGCCGGGTTGGCGAAGCAACAGAAGGTGCCGATGGCGTTGAGCGAACTCGTGATCGGCACGGTCTGCGGCGGCTCGGACGGCACGAGCGGCATCACCGCGAATCCGGCGGTCGGCCGCGCGTTCGACCGGCTGATCGACTCGGGCGCAACCTGCATCTTCGAGGAAACGGGCGAACTCGTCGGCTGCGAGTTCCATATGAAAAGCCGCGCGGCGCGTCCCGATCTCGGCGACGAGATCGTCGCCTGCGTGGCGAAGGCCGCGCGCTACTACTCGATACTCGGACATGGCAGCTTCGCGGTCGGCAACGCGGACGGCGGGCTCACGACGCAGGAAGAAAAGTCGCTCGGCGCCTATGCGAAAAGCGGCGGGTCGCCGATCGTCGGCATCGTGAAGCCCGGCGATGTGCCGCCGACCGGCGGCCTCTACCTGCTCGACGTGGTGCCCGACGGCGAGCCGCGTTTCGGCTTCCCGAACATCAGCGACAATGCCGAGATCGCCGAACTGATCGCCTGCGGCTCGCATCTGATCCTGTTCACGACGGGCCGCGGCTCGGTGGTCGGCTCCGCGATTTCGCCGGTCATCAAGGTCTGCGCGAATCCGGACACGTATCGCAATCTGTCCGGCGACATGGATGTCGACGCGGGCCGGATACTCGAAGGCCGCGCGACGCTCGAGGACGTGGGCCTCGAAGTGTTCGACGTGACGGTGAATGTGGCGCAGGGCGAGCCGTCGAAATCGGAAACGCTCGGCCACCAGGAGTTTATTCTGACGTACAAAACGTTCGAGCCGGTCGGGCCCGCTTGCCTGCCGTCCAGTGCGGCGCTGCCGCGAAGAACGGTGCAGGTCGCGCCGCGCTGA